In Acidobacteriota bacterium, one genomic interval encodes:
- a CDS encoding transketolase yields MLRMTTLAASGHPGGSMSSIDFELILWGFANCDPKNPFDPKRDRVVVSHGHTSPAAYAALAHLGWFDRALPLVGFRRPGSPFEGHVERDVPGIEWGTGNLGQGLSAAAGFALAAKMKGDGSKVFCTMGDGEQQKGQLAEARRFAVKYALTNLVGVLDWNREQLSGSNDAILKQDIVADWEADGWAVIEVDGHDVRALYRAIRAALRAEKPTLVAAHTVMSKGVPFMERDGFKWHGATLPADKCREALAILGVENDLDRWVEERKKPAPDWRKSLPHRPEESVVLASGGSPRTYPLDKQTDNRSAFGNALADLAAAAAAAGTPFAAIDCDLSVSTKTETVEAKVPSAFFQCGIAEHHAAVLNGALSLAGVQSWWGEFAMFGVAEAYNQQRLNDINGANAKLAVTHAGIDVGEDGKTHHSIDYFGLLNSTFGWKVFTPADPNQTDRVVRWMATHRGNHALVMGRSKIPFALKEDGAPFFAGDYAFDPARADRLRSGDGPLALVSAGNMLPHALDAWNALAKEGVRADLVSVCAWSDLADEDLAFMARHGLVVSVEDHNPKTGLGTLLQARFNDLGLPARVVKLGVTGYASSGPAKDLYRLMGLDGAGIAAAVKAALAGKR; encoded by the coding sequence ATCCTGCGGATGACGACGCTCGCGGCCTCCGGCCACCCGGGCGGCTCGATGTCGTCGATCGACTTCGAGCTGATCCTCTGGGGGTTCGCGAACTGCGACCCGAAAAACCCGTTCGACCCGAAGCGCGACCGTGTCGTCGTCAGCCACGGCCACACCTCGCCGGCCGCGTACGCGGCGCTCGCCCACCTCGGCTGGTTCGATCGCGCCCTCCCGCTCGTCGGGTTCCGGCGCCCCGGGTCGCCGTTCGAGGGGCACGTCGAGCGCGACGTGCCGGGGATCGAGTGGGGCACGGGCAACCTCGGGCAGGGCCTGTCGGCGGCCGCCGGGTTTGCGCTGGCGGCGAAGATGAAGGGCGACGGCTCGAAGGTCTTCTGCACGATGGGCGACGGCGAGCAGCAGAAGGGCCAGCTCGCCGAGGCGCGCCGCTTCGCGGTCAAGTACGCGTTGACGAACCTCGTGGGAGTTCTCGACTGGAACCGCGAGCAGCTCTCCGGGTCGAACGACGCGATCCTCAAGCAGGACATCGTCGCGGACTGGGAGGCCGACGGCTGGGCCGTGATCGAGGTGGACGGGCACGACGTGCGCGCCCTCTACCGCGCGATCCGCGCGGCCCTTCGCGCGGAGAAGCCCACGCTCGTCGCGGCGCACACGGTCATGTCGAAGGGCGTCCCCTTCATGGAGAGGGACGGCTTCAAGTGGCACGGCGCGACGCTGCCGGCCGACAAGTGCCGCGAGGCGCTCGCGATCCTCGGCGTCGAGAACGACCTCGACCGATGGGTCGAGGAGCGGAAGAAGCCCGCGCCCGACTGGAGGAAGTCCCTCCCGCACCGTCCGGAGGAATCCGTCGTCCTCGCGTCCGGCGGGTCGCCGCGCACGTACCCGCTCGACAAGCAGACCGACAACCGGAGCGCGTTCGGAAACGCGCTCGCCGACCTCGCGGCGGCCGCGGCCGCTGCGGGGACGCCGTTCGCCGCGATCGACTGCGACCTCTCCGTGTCGACGAAGACGGAGACCGTCGAGGCGAAGGTCCCCTCCGCGTTCTTCCAGTGCGGGATCGCCGAGCACCACGCGGCGGTTCTGAACGGTGCGCTCTCCCTCGCCGGGGTGCAGTCCTGGTGGGGCGAGTTCGCGATGTTCGGCGTCGCGGAGGCCTACAACCAGCAGCGCCTGAACGACATCAACGGCGCGAACGCGAAGCTCGCCGTCACGCACGCGGGCATCGACGTCGGCGAGGACGGGAAGACGCACCACTCGATCGACTACTTCGGCCTCCTGAACTCGACGTTCGGCTGGAAGGTCTTCACGCCGGCCGACCCGAACCAGACGGACCGCGTCGTCCGCTGGATGGCGACGCACCGCGGCAACCACGCCCTCGTCATGGGCCGCTCGAAGATCCCCTTCGCGCTGAAGGAGGACGGGGCGCCGTTCTTTGCCGGCGACTACGCGTTCGACCCGGCGCGCGCGGACCGCCTCCGGTCGGGCGACGGCCCGCTCGCGCTCGTCTCGGCGGGCAACATGCTCCCGCACGCGCTCGACGCGTGGAACGCCCTCGCGAAGGAGGGCGTGCGCGCCGACCTCGTCTCGGTGTGCGCATGGAGCGACCTCGCGGACGAGGACCTCGCCTTCATGGCGCGGCACGGCCTCGTCGTCTCGGTCGAGGACCACAACCCGAAGACGGGTCTCGGGACGCTTCTGCAGGCGCGCTTCAACGACCTCGGCCTCCCGGCGCGCGTCGTGAAGCTCGGCGTCACGGGCTACGCCTCCTCCGGCCCCGCGAAGGACCTCTACCGGCTCATGGGCCTCGACGGGGCCGGCATCGCGGCGGCCGTGAAGGCGGCCCTCGCCGGGAAAAGGTGA
- the zwf gene encoding glucose-6-phosphate dehydrogenase, with protein sequence MSAAPPEPATIVIFGGSGDLAKRKLVPALFELDAQGQLPAGTCIVGYARTGESDETWRAEMKQAVAEFARVKPVDDAKWKTFESRLFFFRGDLNSGKSFADLKTRLETLEKERGTPGNRIFYLAIPPSMIGTVVKNLGEAQFVYPVDHGPWSRVIVEKPFGRDLATARALNEELSHVFRERQIFRIDHYLGKETTQNILVFRLGNGIFEPLWNRRYVDHVQITVAESIGVENRGRFYEESGVLRDIVQNHMLQLLCLVAMEPPVAFDPNAVRDEKVKVLKCIQPQTPEEIIRDTVRGQYGAGAIDGQPVVGYRSEKDVNPMSLRDTYAAWKVQVENWRWAGVPFYLRAGKRLTKRVTEIAIQFKTPPISLFRQVGVVRQEPNALILRIQPDEGIALKFGAKEPGPTMKVDPVTMDFRYSEFFGASQPEAYERLLMDAMHGDSTLFARRDEVEAAWERVTPLLDAWRENPPLDHPNYEAGTWGPDAAVALLARDGRRWRRP encoded by the coding sequence GTGAGCGCCGCGCCTCCCGAGCCCGCGACGATCGTCATCTTCGGAGGCTCGGGCGACCTCGCGAAGCGGAAACTCGTCCCCGCGCTCTTCGAGCTGGACGCCCAGGGGCAGCTCCCGGCCGGGACCTGCATCGTGGGCTACGCCCGCACGGGGGAGTCCGACGAAACCTGGCGCGCGGAGATGAAGCAGGCCGTGGCCGAGTTCGCGCGCGTCAAGCCGGTGGACGACGCGAAGTGGAAGACCTTCGAGTCCCGCCTCTTCTTTTTTCGCGGCGACCTGAACAGCGGCAAGAGCTTCGCGGACCTCAAGACGCGCCTCGAGACGCTCGAGAAGGAGCGCGGGACGCCGGGCAACCGCATCTTCTATCTCGCGATCCCGCCGTCGATGATTGGCACGGTCGTGAAGAACCTCGGGGAGGCGCAGTTCGTCTACCCGGTCGACCATGGCCCCTGGTCGCGCGTCATCGTCGAGAAGCCTTTCGGCCGCGACCTCGCGACGGCGCGCGCCCTCAACGAGGAGCTGTCGCACGTCTTCCGCGAGCGCCAGATCTTCCGCATCGACCACTACCTCGGCAAGGAGACGACGCAGAACATCCTCGTCTTCCGCCTCGGCAACGGAATCTTCGAGCCGCTCTGGAATCGCCGGTACGTCGATCACGTCCAGATCACGGTCGCCGAGTCCATCGGCGTCGAGAATCGCGGCCGGTTCTACGAGGAGTCGGGCGTCCTGCGCGACATCGTGCAGAACCACATGCTCCAGCTCCTTTGCCTCGTCGCGATGGAGCCGCCCGTGGCCTTCGACCCGAACGCCGTGCGCGACGAGAAGGTCAAGGTCCTGAAGTGCATCCAGCCGCAGACGCCGGAGGAGATCATCCGCGACACCGTGCGCGGTCAGTACGGCGCCGGCGCGATCGACGGGCAGCCCGTCGTCGGCTACCGCTCGGAGAAGGACGTCAACCCGATGTCGCTCCGCGACACGTACGCGGCGTGGAAGGTGCAGGTCGAGAACTGGCGGTGGGCGGGCGTCCCGTTCTACCTCCGCGCGGGCAAGCGGCTCACCAAGCGCGTCACGGAGATCGCGATCCAGTTCAAGACGCCCCCGATCTCGCTCTTCCGGCAGGTGGGTGTCGTGAGGCAGGAGCCGAACGCGCTCATCCTCAGGATCCAGCCCGACGAGGGCATCGCGCTGAAGTTCGGCGCGAAGGAGCCGGGCCCGACGATGAAGGTGGACCCGGTCACGATGGACTTCCGGTACTCGGAGTTCTTCGGCGCGTCGCAGCCCGAGGCGTACGAACGTCTCCTCATGGACGCGATGCACGGCGACTCGACGCTCTTCGCGCGGCGCGACGAGGTCGAGGCCGCGTGGGAGCGCGTGACGCCGCTCCTCGACGCGTGGCGCGAGAACCCGCCGCTGGACCACCCGAACTACGAGGCGGGCACCTGGGGCCCCGACGCCGCCGTCGCCCTACTCGCGCGGGACGGGAGACGCTGGCGCCGCCCGTGA
- a CDS encoding 6-phosphogluconolactonase, producing the protein MILLGMGPDGHTASLFPGHPAVEETARLVVRVDGAPKPPPARVTFTLPLINAARHVAFLVTGADKNAALRRVLNGDPALPASRVAPRDGTLVFLSDAAALTGEAGPS; encoded by the coding sequence TTGATCCTGCTCGGAATGGGTCCGGACGGGCACACGGCGTCGCTCTTCCCGGGCCACCCGGCCGTCGAGGAGACGGCGCGCCTCGTCGTCCGCGTGGACGGCGCGCCGAAGCCGCCGCCCGCGCGCGTCACGTTCACGCTGCCGCTCATCAACGCCGCGCGGCACGTCGCATTCCTCGTGACCGGCGCGGACAAGAACGCGGCGCTCCGGCGCGTCCTGAACGGCGATCCGGCGCTGCCGGCCTCCCGCGTCGCGCCGCGGGACGGGACGCTCGTGTTCCTCTCGGACGCTGCCGCGCTGACGGGCGAGGCGGGGCCCTCCTGA
- the fbp gene encoding class 1 fructose-bisphosphatase, translating to MATVGTRLNRFLWETERHYPAATGELSDLLSQLAFAGKRISRILSSAGLTEVLGSSGDVNVQGEKQQKLDALANEVFLEAFAYGQLVPTIVTEEMDLPAHLPENLESGKYIVFLDPLDGSSNLDVNGSVGSIFSVRRLAGRGEVKSEAELMARISQEQVVAGYFLYGPSTVLVYTEGRTVHGFTLDPGVGEFLLSHPEIRIPDHGPYYGANEGGIRDWEEGPRRFVEEWAREKDEASGRPYSTRYSGALVADFHRIILKGGIYLYPATAKSPQGKIRLMYEAAPLALVAEAAGGAASDGRRRILEITPTRNHERTPIYLGSRDDVARVDAFVREPKAVAARG from the coding sequence ATGGCGACGGTCGGGACGAGACTGAACCGCTTCCTGTGGGAGACGGAGCGCCACTACCCGGCCGCGACCGGCGAGCTTTCCGACCTCCTCTCCCAGCTCGCGTTCGCCGGCAAGCGCATCAGCCGGATCCTCTCGTCGGCGGGACTCACGGAGGTCCTCGGCTCCTCCGGAGACGTCAACGTCCAGGGGGAGAAGCAGCAGAAGCTCGACGCCCTCGCGAACGAGGTCTTCCTCGAGGCGTTCGCGTACGGACAGCTCGTCCCGACGATCGTGACCGAGGAGATGGACCTGCCGGCCCACCTCCCGGAGAACCTCGAATCCGGCAAGTACATCGTCTTCCTCGATCCGCTCGACGGTTCGTCGAACCTCGACGTGAACGGCAGTGTCGGCTCGATCTTCTCGGTGCGCAGGCTTGCCGGGCGCGGCGAGGTGAAGTCCGAGGCCGAGCTCATGGCCCGCATCTCGCAGGAGCAGGTCGTCGCGGGCTATTTCCTCTACGGCCCCTCGACGGTGCTCGTCTACACGGAAGGGCGCACGGTCCATGGCTTCACGCTGGACCCCGGCGTCGGCGAGTTCCTCCTGTCCCACCCCGAGATCCGCATCCCGGACCACGGGCCGTACTACGGCGCGAACGAGGGCGGCATCCGCGACTGGGAGGAGGGCCCGCGCCGCTTCGTCGAGGAGTGGGCGCGTGAGAAGGACGAGGCCTCGGGCCGGCCGTACTCGACGCGCTACTCGGGCGCCCTCGTCGCCGACTTCCACCGGATCATCCTCAAGGGAGGGATTTACCTCTACCCGGCCACGGCGAAGAGCCCGCAGGGAAAGATCCGGCTCATGTACGAGGCCGCGCCCCTCGCGCTCGTGGCGGAGGCCGCGGGCGGCGCGGCCAGCGACGGGCGCCGCCGCATTCTCGAGATCACGCCGACCCGGAACCACGAGCGCACGCCGATCTACCTCGGCTCCAGGGACGACGTCGCGCGCGTGGACGCCTTCGTGAGGGAGCCGAAGGCGGTCGCGGCGCGCGGATGA
- a CDS encoding FKBP-type peptidyl-prolyl cis-trans isomerase produces the protein MKKKEQRPGDSDSDFLLKGDRVRLSFRNAAAVCAVTFLTASSSFSLPPEEKAASPAATAPKNEEKASKMIKTPSGLQYEDTVVGTGASPKPGQKCVMHYTGWLWENEAKGKKFDSSVDRGQPFEFQIGVGMVIKGWDEGVMTMKVGGKRTLLIPANLGYGSRGAGGVIPANATLVFDVELLGLK, from the coding sequence ATGAAGAAGAAAGAGCAAAGGCCAGGGGATTCGGATTCGGATTTTCTTTTGAAAGGGGATCGCGTGAGACTCTCGTTCAGAAACGCAGCGGCGGTGTGCGCCGTGACCTTCCTCACCGCGTCGTCGTCGTTCTCTCTTCCACCCGAAGAAAAAGCAGCCTCGCCCGCCGCTACGGCGCCGAAGAACGAGGAGAAAGCGTCCAAGATGATCAAGACACCGTCCGGCCTCCAGTACGAAGACACCGTCGTCGGCACCGGCGCCTCGCCCAAGCCGGGCCAGAAGTGCGTCATGCACTACACGGGCTGGCTCTGGGAGAACGAGGCCAAGGGCAAGAAGTTCGACAGCTCGGTCGACCGCGGCCAGCCGTTCGAGTTCCAGATCGGCGTCGGCATGGTCATCAAGGGCTGGGACGAGGGCGTCATGACGATGAAGGTGGGCGGCAAGCGCACGCTTCTCATCCCGGCGAACCTCGGCTACGGCTCGCGCGGCGCCGGCGGGGTCATCCCCGCGAACGCGACGCTCGTTTTCGACGTGGAACTCCTGGGATTGAAATAG
- a CDS encoding GTPase translates to MQSPVRRVVILGAAGRDFHDFNTVFRDKPGHQVVAFTATQIPGIDSRRYPAALAGALYPDGIPIVPEDSLEDVIRREKVDLCVFSYSDVAHTQVMHIASRVIAAGADFLLLGADRTMLKSKVPVIAVTAVRTGAGKSQTTRYLSRILKELGLRTVAVRHPMPYGDLAAQACQRFATYADLDKEKCTIEEREEYEPHLDNDFVVYAGVDYERILRRAETEADVILWDGGNNDLPFYVPDLHICIADPHRPGHETAYHPGEANFRRADVILVNKCDTADEGNIHAVEMAAAKLNPKARVLRANSPVVCDHPELVRGKRVLVVEDGPTLTHGGMSFGAGLVAAKKAGAARIVDPMPYAVGSLEATYRKYPNAAGILPAMGYGESQIADLAQTIAATPCDVVVVGTPIDLTRVVRLAKPTVRVRYELEEVVRGRLAEEIAKVIPVHAV, encoded by the coding sequence ATGCAGAGCCCCGTGAGGCGTGTCGTCATCCTGGGCGCCGCCGGCCGCGACTTTCACGACTTCAACACCGTCTTCCGCGACAAGCCGGGCCATCAGGTCGTCGCCTTCACGGCGACGCAGATCCCGGGGATCGACTCCCGCCGGTATCCGGCCGCCCTCGCGGGCGCGCTCTATCCCGACGGCATCCCGATCGTGCCCGAGGATTCCCTCGAGGACGTGATCCGGAGGGAGAAGGTCGACCTCTGCGTCTTCTCCTACTCGGACGTCGCGCACACGCAGGTCATGCACATCGCGTCGCGCGTCATCGCCGCCGGAGCGGACTTCCTGCTCCTCGGCGCGGACCGGACGATGCTCAAGTCGAAAGTGCCCGTCATCGCCGTCACGGCCGTCAGGACCGGCGCCGGTAAGAGCCAGACGACGCGCTATCTCTCGCGCATTCTCAAGGAGCTCGGCCTGAGGACCGTCGCGGTGCGCCACCCGATGCCCTACGGTGACCTCGCGGCCCAGGCCTGCCAGCGCTTCGCGACGTACGCCGACCTCGACAAGGAGAAGTGCACGATCGAGGAGCGCGAGGAATACGAGCCCCACCTGGACAACGACTTCGTGGTCTACGCGGGCGTCGATTACGAGAGGATCCTGCGGCGGGCCGAGACCGAGGCCGACGTGATCCTCTGGGACGGCGGCAACAACGACCTGCCGTTCTACGTCCCGGACCTCCACATCTGCATCGCGGACCCGCATCGGCCGGGGCACGAGACGGCTTACCACCCGGGCGAGGCGAACTTCAGGCGGGCGGACGTCATTCTCGTGAACAAGTGCGACACGGCCGACGAGGGCAACATCCACGCCGTCGAGATGGCGGCCGCGAAGCTGAACCCGAAGGCGCGCGTTCTCCGCGCGAACTCGCCGGTGGTCTGCGACCACCCCGAGCTCGTCCGCGGCAAGCGCGTCCTGGTCGTCGAGGACGGGCCCACGCTCACGCACGGCGGCATGAGCTTCGGCGCCGGCCTCGTGGCGGCGAAGAAGGCGGGCGCGGCCCGCATCGTCGACCCGATGCCCTACGCCGTGGGGTCGCTCGAGGCGACGTACCGCAAGTACCCGAATGCGGCGGGAATCCTGCCTGCGATGGGTTACGGCGAGAGCCAGATTGCGGACCTCGCCCAGACGATCGCCGCCACCCCGTGCGACGTCGTCGTCGTCGGGACGCCGATCGACCTCACGCGCGTCGTCAGGCTCGCGAAACCCACGGTCCGCGTGCGGTACGAGCTCGAGGAGGTCGTCCGCGGCCGGCTGGCCGAGGAGATCGCGAAGGTGATCCCCGTCCACGCCGTATAG
- a CDS encoding 6-carboxytetrahydropterin synthase: MVLLSRTIHFNAAHRLFNPGKSEEWNRATYGDSANAAGYGHNYALDVSVAGEADAATGMLVNLTDLDRILKEEVDRPLDHRNLNAEIPEFASTVPTAENLARWIWDRVEARIAKEGWPCRLHTLRLTVTPNFSVELVEGDRGIS, from the coding sequence ATGGTCCTTCTCTCGCGGACGATTCACTTCAACGCGGCCCACCGGCTCTTCAACCCCGGGAAGAGCGAAGAGTGGAACCGCGCGACGTACGGCGACTCGGCGAACGCGGCGGGCTACGGACACAACTACGCGCTGGACGTGTCCGTCGCGGGCGAGGCCGACGCCGCGACCGGGATGCTCGTGAATCTCACGGACCTCGACCGGATCCTCAAGGAGGAGGTCGACCGGCCGCTCGACCACCGGAACCTGAACGCGGAGATTCCCGAGTTCGCCAGTACGGTCCCGACCGCCGAGAACCTCGCCCGGTGGATCTGGGACCGCGTCGAGGCTCGCATCGCGAAGGAAGGCTGGCCCTGCCGCTTGCACACCCTGCGCCTCACGGTGACGCCGAACTTCTCGGTCGAGCTGGTGGAAGGAGACCGGGGGATTTCTTAG
- a CDS encoding histidinol-phosphatase HisJ family protein, producing MPTPRSNLRTGTDYHVHTARCGHAGGAMRTYVEAALARGLSEIAFTDHVPLYFLPGDDPDPGIAMTRAELPGYVEEVHDLREEFAGRIDVLLGLEADYAEGHEAALAEILAAHDWDVVLGSVHWVKGDWIDAPHSGARHEREGTEVLWKEYYRLLAKAAATGLFDVLTHFDLPKKFGHRRPASLAMHEAAAVEAARAAGVAVEVSSAGLRKAVAEEYPAPPLLASLVKAGVPIVFSSDAHAPAEVAWGREAIEAAALAAGAREHLSFRKRESRKYPL from the coding sequence ATGCCGACCCCCAGGAGCAACCTCCGAACCGGGACCGATTACCACGTCCACACGGCCCGCTGCGGCCACGCCGGCGGGGCGATGCGAACTTACGTGGAGGCGGCGCTCGCGCGCGGCCTGTCCGAAATCGCCTTCACGGACCACGTTCCCCTCTACTTCCTGCCCGGCGACGACCCGGACCCCGGGATCGCGATGACGCGCGCCGAGCTGCCGGGCTACGTCGAGGAGGTCCACGACCTGCGCGAGGAATTCGCGGGCCGGATCGACGTCCTCCTCGGCCTCGAGGCGGACTACGCCGAGGGCCACGAGGCCGCGCTCGCGGAGATCCTCGCGGCGCACGACTGGGACGTCGTTCTCGGGAGCGTGCATTGGGTGAAGGGCGACTGGATCGACGCGCCGCACTCCGGCGCGCGCCACGAGCGCGAAGGCACCGAGGTTCTGTGGAAGGAGTACTACCGGCTCCTCGCGAAGGCCGCGGCGACGGGCCTCTTCGACGTCCTGACTCACTTCGACCTTCCGAAGAAGTTCGGCCACCGTAGGCCGGCCTCACTCGCGATGCATGAGGCCGCAGCCGTCGAGGCCGCGCGCGCGGCCGGCGTCGCCGTCGAGGTCTCGAGCGCGGGCCTGCGCAAGGCCGTCGCCGAGGAGTACCCCGCTCCCCCGCTCCTCGCGAGCCTCGTGAAGGCCGGCGTCCCGATCGTCTTCTCGTCGGACGCGCACGCGCCGGCGGAAGTGGCGTGGGGGCGCGAGGCGATCGAGGCCGCGGCTCTCGCCGCCGGCGCAAGAGAACATTTGAGTTTTAGGAAGAGGGAGAGCCGGAAGTACCCTCTCTGA
- a CDS encoding cob(I)yrinic acid a,c-diamide adenosyltransferase: MAIRINRVYTRGGDAGETSLVGGPRIAKDAIRIQSYGTVDELNAILGLARTANRETPGASDEDRARLDALLMRLQNELFNLGSDLATLPQDRHPKQPVIEERHVTFLEKTIDEMNDGLPELRSFVLPGGGWVSAFLHQARTVCRRAERLVTTLARQEAVGPHALVYLNRLSDLLFVLGRWAARARRESEPLWEPEKG; the protein is encoded by the coding sequence ATGGCGATCCGGATCAACCGTGTCTATACGCGCGGGGGCGACGCGGGCGAGACGAGCCTCGTGGGCGGCCCGCGCATCGCGAAGGACGCGATCCGCATCCAGAGCTACGGAACCGTGGACGAGCTGAACGCGATTCTCGGTCTCGCGCGCACGGCGAACCGCGAGACGCCCGGAGCGTCGGACGAGGACCGTGCGCGCCTGGACGCGCTCCTCATGCGCCTGCAGAACGAGCTCTTCAACCTTGGTTCCGACCTCGCGACGCTGCCGCAGGACCGCCACCCGAAACAGCCCGTGATCGAGGAGCGTCACGTGACGTTCCTCGAGAAGACGATCGACGAGATGAACGACGGGCTGCCCGAGTTGCGCTCGTTCGTCCTGCCGGGCGGGGGCTGGGTTTCGGCGTTCCTGCACCAGGCCCGCACGGTCTGCCGGCGCGCCGAGCGCCTCGTGACGACGCTCGCGCGGCAGGAGGCGGTCGGCCCGCACGCGCTCGTCTACCTGAACCGGCTGTCGGACCTCCTTTTCGTGCTCGGCCGCTGGGCTGCGCGCGCGCGCCGCGAGAGCGAACCTCTCTGGGAGCCGGAGAAGGGTTGA
- the trxB gene encoding thioredoxin-disulfide reductase, with translation MPQKTHYRVVIVGSGPAGLTAAIYASRSNLAPLVLEGIQPGGQLTTTTEVENFPGFEHGIQGPELMDVTRKQAERFGTEIAADTVVDVDVKAKPFVLTLESGGRVTADALIVASGASAKYLGLESEKKLLGYGVSACATCDGFFFRGKEVVVVGGGDTAMEEATYLTKFCTKVHLVHRRSEFRASAIMAQRALANPKIEVHLDTVVEEVLGEPGTGVSGVRVKNAKTGEAKTLAVSGYFAAIGHQPNTAIFAGKLDMNEVGYLKIAHPTTNTSVDGIFAAGDVADFMYRQAISAAGEGCKAAIDAERWLGAQGIH, from the coding sequence ATGCCTCAGAAAACTCATTACAGGGTCGTGATCGTCGGGTCCGGCCCGGCGGGCCTCACGGCCGCGATCTACGCCTCCCGCTCGAACCTCGCGCCCCTCGTCCTCGAGGGCATCCAGCCGGGCGGACAGCTCACGACGACGACCGAAGTCGAGAACTTCCCCGGCTTCGAGCACGGCATCCAGGGCCCGGAGCTCATGGACGTCACGCGCAAGCAGGCCGAGCGCTTCGGCACCGAGATCGCGGCCGACACCGTCGTCGACGTCGACGTTAAGGCGAAGCCGTTCGTCCTCACTCTCGAGTCCGGCGGGAGGGTCACGGCCGACGCGCTCATCGTGGCCTCCGGCGCCTCGGCGAAATACCTCGGGCTCGAGAGCGAGAAGAAGCTCCTCGGCTACGGCGTCTCGGCCTGCGCCACGTGCGACGGCTTCTTCTTCCGCGGCAAGGAGGTCGTCGTCGTGGGCGGCGGCGACACCGCAATGGAAGAGGCGACGTACCTCACGAAGTTCTGCACGAAGGTCCACCTCGTCCACAGGCGGAGCGAATTTCGGGCTTCCGCAATCATGGCGCAGCGCGCCCTCGCGAACCCGAAGATCGAGGTCCACCTCGACACGGTCGTCGAGGAGGTGCTCGGCGAGCCTGGCACGGGAGTCTCCGGCGTGCGCGTGAAGAACGCGAAGACGGGCGAGGCGAAGACCCTCGCCGTTTCGGGCTATTTCGCCGCGATCGGCCACCAGCCGAACACGGCGATCTTCGCGGGCAAGCTCGACATGAACGAGGTCGGCTACCTCAAGATCGCGCACCCCACGACGAACACGTCCGTGGACGGCATCTTCGCGGCGGGCGACGTCGCGGACTTCATGTACCGGCAAGCGATCTCGGCAGCCGGAGAGGGATGCAAAGCCGCGATCGACGCCGAGCGCTGGCTGGGAGCTCAGGGCATCCACTGA
- a CDS encoding peroxiredoxin, whose amino-acid sequence MPQIVGRQAPDFALEGVLNGRFAHYRLSDYKGKWVVLFFYPLDFTFVCPTEILAFSDRLGEFKKLGAEVLGASVDSKYSHLAWTEKRREEGGIKGLAYPLLEDLGKELAEEYGVLAEDGKVALRGLFVIDPDGVVQHATINNLGVGRSVDETLRVLQAFQFVRENGEVCPADWKPGTKAMTADWEKSKEYFSTASK is encoded by the coding sequence ATGCCCCAGATCGTCGGCCGCCAGGCCCCTGATTTCGCGCTCGAAGGCGTCCTGAACGGACGCTTCGCCCACTACCGCCTCTCGGACTACAAGGGCAAGTGGGTCGTCCTGTTCTTCTACCCGCTCGACTTCACGTTCGTCTGCCCGACCGAGATCCTCGCGTTCTCGGACCGCCTCGGCGAGTTCAAGAAGCTCGGCGCAGAGGTCCTCGGCGCCTCCGTGGACTCGAAGTACAGCCACCTCGCGTGGACCGAGAAGCGGCGCGAAGAGGGAGGCATCAAGGGCCTCGCGTACCCGCTCCTCGAGGATCTCGGCAAGGAGCTGGCCGAGGAGTACGGCGTCCTCGCCGAGGACGGCAAGGTCGCGCTGCGCGGCCTCTTCGTCATCGACCCGGACGGCGTCGTCCAGCACGCGACGATCAACAACCTCGGCGTCGGCCGCTCCGTGGACGAGACGCTCCGCGTGCTCCAGGCCTTCCAGTTCGTGCGCGAGAACGGCGAGGTCTGCCCCGCCGACTGGAAGCCCGGCACGAAGGCGATGACGGCCGACTGGGAGAAGTCGAAGGAGTATTTCTCCACGGCTTCGAAGTAG
- a CDS encoding rubrerythrin: MAELKGTKTHENLKHAFAGESQANRRYLYFADKADIEGYPEIAGNFRDTAEGETGHAHGHMDYLKAAGDPATGLPFGSTQLNLKSAIEGETYEYTQMYPGFAKTAREEGFAEVADWFETLARAEKSHANRFSKLLTTIG; encoded by the coding sequence ATGGCAGAACTCAAGGGAACGAAGACGCACGAGAACCTCAAGCACGCGTTCGCGGGCGAGAGCCAGGCGAACCGCCGCTATCTCTACTTCGCGGACAAGGCCGACATCGAGGGCTACCCGGAGATCGCCGGCAACTTCCGCGACACGGCCGAGGGCGAGACGGGCCATGCCCACGGGCACATGGACTACCTCAAGGCGGCGGGCGACCCGGCCACCGGCCTCCCGTTCGGCTCGACGCAGCTGAACCTCAAGAGCGCGATCGAGGGCGAAACGTACGAGTACACCCAGATGTACCCGGGCTTCGCGAAGACCGCGCGCGAGGAGGGCTTCGCCGAGGTCGCCGACTGGTTCGAGACGCTCGCGCGCGCCGAGAAGTCGCACGCGAACCGCTTCTCGAAGCTCCTGACGACGATCGGCTGA